TTTTGTCGGTGAAGGGCACGAACAGCGTGGGGTCGGTTTTGCTGGCGCGCTTGAGCAGCGTGAGGGTTTGGGGTTGGCCGGCAACCTCAAAGGTGGCGCGGGCAAAGCGGGTGTATTTGTCGGCGCCGCCTTCGGTTAGCTGCAGGCTGATGGTGTCGCCTTCGGGCAGGCGCTCGAGCTTGGCCACCAGGCGCCACTCGCGGTTGGGCAGGTAGTAGTGCAAGCTGTCGAACTTCTCGTGCAGCTCCTCGGGCAGCGGCGAGTCGCTGTGGCTGCGGAACTTCTCGTTTTTCTGCTTGCGCTCCTGCTTCAGCTTAAACGCGTATTGGTCGTCGCTGAGTACCAGGTCGGAAAAGATGTACCCGAGCACGATGAGCAAACCGAGACCTAGGAAAATTTTGGGCGCTGAAATTTTAGCCATACCGCAAAGCTAGACCACGGATTGACACGGAGCGGACGGATTGCGCGGATTTTTGGCCGACCCGGCTTCGCACACAGCCGAAACCCCAGGTGCCCCAACGGGCCCTAGGTGCCTGGGGCAAGCGAGGCACCCAGGGCCCGTTGGGTTGGGCTCACAGAATGCCCTCGTCGGCGAAGCTGTAGTAGCCGCGGTCGGTGTAGATGAGGTGGTCGAGCACGGGCAAATCCAGAAACTTGCCGGCCTCCTTGAGTTTTTTCGTCAGGGCGATGTCGGCGGCGGAAGGCTGGCGGTTGCCGCTGGGGTGGTTGTGCACCAGAATAATGCTGCTGGCCAGCTGCTCCAGGGCGTGCTTAAAGATCATCTTGGGGTCGGCCACGGTGCCGGCCACACCCCCGCTGCTAATCTTCTCTTGCCGCATTACCACGTTGGCGCGGTTCAGCAGAATCACCCAGAACTCCTCGTGCGGCAAGTCCTGCAGGCTGGGCCGCACCAGGTTGTAGATGTCGGTGGAGCAGGTAATGGTGGTACGCTCGGCGGCGGCGGTTTCTTTGCGGCGGCGGCCCAGCTCCATGGCTGCCACAATGGTTATGGCTTTGGCCTCGCCAATGCCTTTGTGGCGCATCAGCTCCTTCACCGAAAGGCGGGCCAGCTGGTTTAAATCGTTGCCGGTAGCGGCCAGCACCAGTTTGGCTACATCCACGGCCGAGAGCTTGGCCGTGCCCGAGCCCAGCAAAATGGCCATTAGCTCGGCATCGGAGAGGGCGGCGCGGCCTTTCAGCAGCAGCTTTTCGCGGGGGCGGTCTTCTTCGGCCCAGCTTTTTATGCTGAAGCTGGCCGGGGCCTGGTAGCTGCCCGGCAGGCTTTCGTCTTCTGTCGCGTTGTCAATCGAATCCATACGGCACCACTATTGTTGAAGGGCGGAGTAAAGTAAAATTTCAACTTGTCCGTCTTACGTACAAACGCGCGGCTGCAACCAAACGGCCGCCGCGCAGTTTGTTAGCCTCGATATGTCTCGTCTGTTTTCATCTTTCTTTTTTCTGGCGCTGCTGGTAGTGGCCGAGTGGTACGGCTCGCAGGCCATTCGCACCCTGGTGCAGCATTATTCGCCCAACACCCGGCGCGTGGTTACGGCAGCTTACTGGCTGGTTACCATTGGCCTGTGGGTGGCGGGCGTATGGGCCATGAGCACCCGGCACATGGGCAGCAGCGCCTTCAAATCGTACATCGGCGGCTTGCTACTGGCGTTTGTGGTGGCCAAACTGATTGTACTGCTGTTTTTGCTGCCCGAGGACATCGTGCGCCTGGGCCGCTGGGTAGCGCGGCTGTTTGCCCGCTCCGATGCTGGTGGTGCCGCGGCCACCGGCACGCCCATTACGCGCAGCGAGTTCCTGAGCAAAATGGCTTTGCTGACGGCGGGCATCCCGTTTGTAGCATTGATTTACGGCATGGTGCGCGGCGCTACCGATTACCGCGTGAAGCGCGTAACGCTGCGCTTCCCCAACCTGCCCGCCTCGTTCGACGGCTTTAAAATGGTGCAGATTTCCGACCTGCACACCGGCTCCTTTCAATCGAAAGAGCCGCTGCGCCGGGCCGTAGCGCTGATTAACCAGCAGCAGGCCGACCTGGTAGTAATGACCGGCGACCTGGTAAACAACTTCGCCCACGAGGTGGAGGAGCACATCGACACGCTGGCCGGCATTACCTCGGGCGTGGCCAAGCTCTCGGTGCTTGGCAACCACGACTACTCCGACTACGTGAACTGGGAACCCCTGGGCGGCGCCGAGGCCAAGGCCGCCAACCTGGCCCGCATCAAAGAAAACCACGCCAAAATAGGCTGGCGCCTGCTGCTCGACGAAACCCACCACATTGAGCGCAACGGCGAGCGAATTGCCATTTTGGGCGTGCAGAACTGGGGGCAGCGCGGCTTTGCCAAGTACGGCAACCTGGCCAAAACCCACGCCGCATCGGGCGAAGTGCCGTTTAAAATCCTGCTCTCGCACGACCCCTCGCACTGGGAGGCGCAGGTGCTGGAGTACAACGACATCGACCTGACGCTCTCGGGCCACACCCACGGCATGCAGTTCGGCGTGAACCTGCCGCACCTCAAGTGGAGCCCCGTGCAGTACGTGTACCGGCAGTGGGCGGGCCTGTACGAGCGCGGCAAGCAGCTGCTGTACGTAAACACTGGGCTGGGCTTTATCGGCTACCCCGGCCGGGTGGGTTTTTTGCCCGAAATAACGGTGTTTGAGTTGCGCCGGGCCTAGCCTGCCCGCGCCAAACTCAACGCCCTAGGTAACGCAAGCTGGGCAGCAGCGTATAAGCCGCTGTGCACGGTGCCTTGGCCGCTCCTGCCGGAGCGCACCTAGGCGCTGTGCCTTTCCAAACTCTTGACTTACCCGAATATGAAAAAGACCCTCATGCTATTGGCCTGCGCAGGTGCGCTGACCATGGCCTCGTGTAGCAGCGACAACAACGCCGACTCGGCCGCTACCACCACCGAAACCACCACGACCACCGAAACCTCGGCTACCGGCGACGCTTCGGCCGCCATGGGTGGCTACTCCGACGCCGACTACAACAGCCGCGCCGACCGGATTTCGCAGGACCTGGCTACCAACATGAAGCTCGACGATGCCACCCGCCAGAAGGTGCGCACCGTGTACTACAACCGCTCGAAGCGCCTGGGTGAGCTGCACAACAAGTACGCCACCGACACCACCGGCATGGCCGCCGAAATGAACCGCGTGTACTCCGACACCGACACCGAGCTGAAGGGCATCTTCACGGAGCCCGAGATGTACGCCACCTACGAGTCGAACCGCGACATGTACCTCGAGGACCGCTACATGACCACCGACAACACCTCGATGGCCAGCGGCAGCGACATGAACGCCGAAAACGCTTCGGGTTCGGCTTCGATGTCGGGCTCGACGAAAACCAAAGAAGGCGACGTGAAAGTGAAAATTCAGCGCGACGGCGACGTGAAGATTAAAGACGCTGCCGACAACAAAACCAAGCTCGACGGCGACGACGGCACCCTGAAGCACAAGCCCGAAGAAGGCCAAAAGGTAAAAATGGAATAGCCAGTTGGCTTAATTCCGGATTTCGCAAAAAAGCCTGCACCGTTGCCAACGGTGCAGGCTTTTTTTAACTCATTGGCCCGAGGCTTGAATACATTGCAGGCCGAATGGTTGTTTGCAGCCTTGCATGGAAGTTTCGTTGGTATTCTGTTATCGGTTGATTGCGCGGCGGTGGCTGGGCCTGTTGGTGGCGCTGCTGTGCCTGGGGGGCGCCATGCCGGCGGCTGCCCAAACGCAGGTGCGCGTTACCGGCTCCATCGCCGATAAAGACACCCGCCAAGATATTCCGGGCGCGGCCGTCATCAACCAGCGCACCCGCCGCGGCGTGGTAGCCGATGAGCAAGGCAACTTCAACCTGGTAGCGCAACCCACCGACACGCTTGAGTTTCGGGCCATCGGCTACGCCTCGTACCGCCTGCCCCTAGGTGGCACGGGCCTCTCGCAGCTGATTGTGCAGATAAAGCTGCAGCGCACCAGCGTGCAGCTCACGGGCGTAACCATTCGCGAAGGCCGCCCCGACGATGCCACCATCAACAAAGCCCTGCGCAATATTCGGCGGCCTACGCCCCCGCCCAACGCGGTAAAGCGCGCCCCCCGGCCCAAGCCCCTGTTCCCCGTCGACTCCACGGCACCTAGGGCGCCGGTGCCCACGCTGGCCAGCCCCATCAGCTTTCTCTACGACCAGTTTTCGCGCGAAGGCGAGCAACGCCGCAAGATGGAGGAAATACAGACCCAGAAGCAGTACAACGACGAGCTGGCCCGGCGCCGCGCCTACAACCGCCTGTTCCGCGTGAACAAGGGCTACGAGGTAGACGGCGACTCCACGTACGTGCCTATTTCGGTGCCGCGCACTTTGCCGGCTTTGCCCACGCAACCCATGCAGCCGCCTGCCGGCAGTCTGGCCCCCAAGCGGTAGGCCAATGTAGCGCCGGGTGCCACGCAGCGCACCTTCCGACCTAACCCCACGGGCGGCTGTGGCGTAAGCCTAGGTATGAGAATTGGCTATCCTTGCGTAAACGAGTCGCTGGACTGTACGTCCACCTCTACCTTTCGGCTGGCATCGTACTCCGCCGAGCGGCTGGAGCAGGCGGTGGCCAACAACCTGGCCTGCTTGCAGCGCATTCTGGAGTACAACGTGCAGCACGACCTGCGCTTTTTCCGCATCGGCTCGGGCATTGTGCCGTTCGGCTCGCACCCTGTTAATACCTACCCCTGGCAGCAGCGCTTTGCGGCCGAGTTTCGGGCCATCGGCGACTACATCAAGCAGCACGACATGCGGGTTTCGTTTCACCCCGATCAGTTTGTGGTGCTGAACTCGCCCGACGCCGGCATTGTGGAGCGCAGCGTGGCCGAGCTGGTGTACCAGGGCTCGATGCTCGATTTGATGGGCCTCGACGGCAAAGCCAAGCTGCAGATACACGCCGGCGGCGTGTACGGCGACAAAGAATCGGCGCTGAAACGCTGGATTACCACCTACAAAGAATTGCTGCCCGAAGCCGTGAAGGTGCGCTTGGTGGTCGAAAACGACGACCGCCTCTACAGCCTGCAGGAGTGCCTGCGCCTCTACGACGCGGTGGGCGTGCCGGTGCTGTTCGACAACTTCCACCACGAGTGCCTGAGCAGCGGCGAGCCCATGCCCATGGCCCTGCAGCTGGCCGCCGCCACCTGGCACCCCGAGCAGGATGGCCCCCTGATGATTGATTATAGCTCGCAGGCGCCGGGCGAGCGAAAAGGCAAGCACGTGAACAGCATCGAGGAAGACCTGTTCCGGGCTTTCGTGGATGATCTGCGTGGCATCGACGCCGACATCATGCTCGAAATCAAAGACAAAGAAGCCAGTGCCCACAAGGCCTGCGCCATTTTGCGCGACGTGGGCCGCCTTACGGCACCGCGTACTTCCTCAGCCACTTCGTACTAAGCTATACCCGCAAAACATGCAACTACCCCAATCCGACCAAAACGCCGACCTGCTCGCCGATACCATTCATGCCCTGCAAAGCGGCCTCACGGCCGTGCCCCTGAGCGAAGCCATGACCAACACCGAGGCCTGGCAGCAGCAGTTTTTGCAAAGCGGCCAGCCCGAGCTGCAAAACATTGCCCGCGAAATCGGCAACCTGCAATCCATCCTCAGCAGCGGCCAGCTCGATGGCCCGGCCATTGGCCGCTCCCTGGGTATGTTGGGCGCGCAGGTAACCGAGATTATGCCCAATGCCCCCGAAGAGCGCAAAGTGGGCCTCTCGCAGCTGAGCACCTTGCTGCTGCGCTTGGGCGGTGAGCTGGAAGCCGACAACAACGGGCGCTAATCCTCCGCCAAGCCAGGCCGCTACGCCGCCAACGCACGGCATCTGTTGCACCAAGACCCAAACGCCCAGTAAAGCCAGAACGTCATTCCGAGCGAAGCCGAGGAATCTCGCGTGTTTAAGCCGATAGTAATGTCTATCTGGCGTCAGCACGCGAGATTCCTCGGCTTCGCTCGGAATGACGTTCTTTTTTGGGTTCGTTCGGGTTTCGTTAAATCACTGCGTCGTAGGCCTTGGGGGCAGCTACGGCTACCGGCTCGGCCGCGTCGCCGAAGGCCTGGGCCAGGTCGGCGATGATGTCGGCCGGGTCCTCAACGCCGATGCTCAGGCGTACCATGCCTTCGGTGATGCCCATTTCGCGCTGCAGCTCGGGCGTGATGTCGGAGTGCGTCATGGTGGCGGGGTGCTCGGCCAGGCTTTCGGTGCCGCCCAGGCTCACGGCCAGCTTAATGAGCTGCAGGCGGTTGAGGAAGCGGAACGCCTCGGCCTCGCCGCCGGCAATGTCGAACGAAATCATGGAGCCCGGCGAAAGGCACTGGCGGCGGTAAATGTCCTGCTGGGCGGGATTATCGTCGAGGTGCCCCAGGTAGTAGGTGCGCGTTACCTGCGGGTGCTGCAGCAGCCAATCGGCCACCGTGCGCGCCGATTGGGCGGCGCGCTCCATGCGC
The sequence above is drawn from the Hymenobacter sp. YIM 151858-1 genome and encodes:
- a CDS encoding carboxypeptidase-like regulatory domain-containing protein; protein product: MEVSLVFCYRLIARRWLGLLVALLCLGGAMPAAAQTQVRVTGSIADKDTRQDIPGAAVINQRTRRGVVADEQGNFNLVAQPTDTLEFRAIGYASYRLPLGGTGLSQLIVQIKLQRTSVQLTGVTIREGRPDDATINKALRNIRRPTPPPNAVKRAPRPKPLFPVDSTAPRAPVPTLASPISFLYDQFSREGEQRRKMEEIQTQKQYNDELARRRAYNRLFRVNKGYEVDGDSTYVPISVPRTLPALPTQPMQPPAGSLAPKR
- a CDS encoding metallophosphoesterase, whose product is MSRLFSSFFFLALLVVAEWYGSQAIRTLVQHYSPNTRRVVTAAYWLVTIGLWVAGVWAMSTRHMGSSAFKSYIGGLLLAFVVAKLIVLLFLLPEDIVRLGRWVARLFARSDAGGAAATGTPITRSEFLSKMALLTAGIPFVALIYGMVRGATDYRVKRVTLRFPNLPASFDGFKMVQISDLHTGSFQSKEPLRRAVALINQQQADLVVMTGDLVNNFAHEVEEHIDTLAGITSGVAKLSVLGNHDYSDYVNWEPLGGAEAKAANLARIKENHAKIGWRLLLDETHHIERNGERIAILGVQNWGQRGFAKYGNLAKTHAASGEVPFKILLSHDPSHWEAQVLEYNDIDLTLSGHTHGMQFGVNLPHLKWSPVQYVYRQWAGLYERGKQLLYVNTGLGFIGYPGRVGFLPEITVFELRRA
- the uvsE gene encoding UV DNA damage repair endonuclease UvsE, whose product is MRIGYPCVNESLDCTSTSTFRLASYSAERLEQAVANNLACLQRILEYNVQHDLRFFRIGSGIVPFGSHPVNTYPWQQRFAAEFRAIGDYIKQHDMRVSFHPDQFVVLNSPDAGIVERSVAELVYQGSMLDLMGLDGKAKLQIHAGGVYGDKESALKRWITTYKELLPEAVKVRLVVENDDRLYSLQECLRLYDAVGVPVLFDNFHHECLSSGEPMPMALQLAAATWHPEQDGPLMIDYSSQAPGERKGKHVNSIEEDLFRAFVDDLRGIDADIMLEIKDKEASAHKACAILRDVGRLTAPRTSSATSY
- a CDS encoding DUF1684 domain-containing protein; translation: MAKISAPKIFLGLGLLIVLGYIFSDLVLSDDQYAFKLKQERKQKNEKFRSHSDSPLPEELHEKFDSLHYYLPNREWRLVAKLERLPEGDTISLQLTEGGADKYTRFARATFEVAGQPQTLTLLKRASKTDPTLFVPFTDKTNGRTTYGAGRYLDVDMPGENDKQVVLDFNRTYNPYCAYGDNVASCPMPPKENWLGIEVPVGEKTYKEL
- the radC gene encoding RadC family protein is translated as MDSIDNATEDESLPGSYQAPASFSIKSWAEEDRPREKLLLKGRAALSDAELMAILLGSGTAKLSAVDVAKLVLAATGNDLNQLARLSVKELMRHKGIGEAKAITIVAAMELGRRRKETAAAERTTITCSTDIYNLVRPSLQDLPHEEFWVILLNRANVVMRQEKISSGGVAGTVADPKMIFKHALEQLASSIILVHNHPSGNRQPSAADIALTKKLKEAGKFLDLPVLDHLIYTDRGYYSFADEGIL